A single region of the Cucumis melo cultivar AY chromosome 3, USDA_Cmelo_AY_1.0, whole genome shotgun sequence genome encodes:
- the LOC103496555 gene encoding alpha-(1,4)-fucosyltransferase produces MLLKPFNTVAVVFMLAFAFFIIFFTGFLEFPPASTSIVPPTDDLNLSPPQFASDPFTDLIAAFKKWDSQVGCDRFREKIGGGLSNGSSSVSLQQVGGDSNSECGGLKLNHVAVLVKGWTWIPDNLDNLYSCSCGLSCLWTKSSVLADKPDALLFETSTPPRQRRRGEPLRIYMDLEAGRKRSGFEDLFVSYHAKDVQATYAGALFHNGRNYHISSSKNNDTLVYWSSSRCLPQRNQLAKKLLSLLPHHSFGKCLNNVGGLDMALSIYPECANDASVTPKWWDHLHCAMSHYKFVLAIENTMTESYVTEKLFYALDSGSIPIYFGAPNVWDFVPPHSIIDGSKFSSLEELASYVKRLADDPVAYAEYHAWRRCRALGNYRRTRAASLDTLPCRVCDTVSRRGGRNG; encoded by the exons ATGCTCTTGAAGCCCTTCAACACCGTTGCCGTCGTATTCATGCTCGCTTTCGCattcttcatcatcttcttcactgGCTTCCTCGAATTTCCACCGGCATCCACTTCGATCGTACCGCCCACCGACGATCTGAATCTCTCCCCACCTCAGTTTGCTTCTGATCCTTTCACTGATTTGATCGCAGCTTTCAAGAAATGGGACTCTCAGGTGGGCTGTGATCGGTTCCGGGAGAAAATTGGCGGCGGTTTGAGTAATGGGTCTTCGTCGGTTTCGCTGCAGCAAGTCGGTGGCGACTCTAATTCGGAATGTGGCGGGCTGAAACTGAATCATGTTGCTGTTTTGGTGAAAGGATGGACTTGGATTCCTGATAATTTAGATAATTTGTATTCGTGTTCTTGTGGATTGAGCTGTCTTTGGACTAAATCTTCTGTTCTTGCTGATAAGCCGGACGCCTTGTTATTCGAAACCAGTACGCCTCCCCGACAG AGGCGCAGAGGAGAACCTCTTCGCATATACATGGATCTTGAGGCTGGTCGGAAGCGCTCAGGTTTTGAGGATCTATTTGTTAGTTATCATGCAAAAGATGTTCAGGCAACTTATGCAGGAGCACTCTTTCACAACGGTCGAAACTATCACATATCTTCTTCTAAAaacaat GATACACTCGTTTATTGGTCGTCATCTCGTTGTCTTCCCCAAAGGAATCAGCTTGCTAAGAAGCTTCTAAGTTTGCTGCCTCACCATTCTTTTGGCAAATGCTTGAACAACGTAGGTGGACTCGACATGGCTCTTTCAATTTACCCTGAATGTGCAAATGATGCTAGTGTCACCCCAAAATGGTGGGATCACTTGCATTGTGCAATGTCTCACTACAAATTCGTTCTTGCAATCGAAAACACAATGACTGAGAGTTACGTAACTGAGAAGCTATTTTACGCGCTAGATTCTGGTTCCATTCCGATCTATTTTGGTGCCCCTAATGTCTGGGACTTTGTTCCTCCACATTCTATCATTGATGGGTCTAAATTCAGCTCTTTAGAAGAGTTGGCTTCTTATGTAAAACGACTTGCGGATGATCCAGTAGCTTATGCTGAGTACCATGCTTGGAGACGATGCCGTGCATTAGGTAACTATAGAAGGACCCGAGCTGCGAGCCTCGACACACTGCCATGTCGGGTGTGTGATACGGTGAGCAGAAGGGGTGGTAGAAATGGTTGA